The window GATCTGGCCAGGACTGATTTGGAGCTTTCTCATTTACGAGAGCAAGGCTACATCGTCGAGACGTATCAGGCCGTCGGCAATCTGCAGTTGGCACAGCCATTCCCTGACCTGTTCATCATCGACACCACCAGCCTTGATCAATTTAACTTGGTGACTCAAATACGTCACTTGTCGCCACATGTGGGTGTGCTGGTAACGATACCGCTTACGAATCAAGAAGGACGAGTTCAAGCATTCTTAGCAGGAGCAGATAACTACCTCGTCAGACCCTATGAGGTTGAAGAGCTGCTGGCCATTGTGGGGAGCTTGAAGAGAAGGCTTGGTTGGATTAAATAAATGTGTACTGAGAATTGATTTTTCCGGTCATCAGGACATGCATGCGAGAAATTGCGAGCTGTTGCGAAACCAAACGAGTCTGTCTTTCTAAAATGGCTTTTGGCAATTGCCATCTTTCCAATGTTCTTTTTGATTTACTTTGACAACAGCTCTTTTCCAAAGTTATGAATTTGAAGCCCTTGAATTAGTTGAGCTAGATATGTTTTGGAATTTGCATTCTCTAAATGCAAATATAAATTCTCTCGGACTTGATATTTGAGTCGATTGGTTTATTTGTTCCAAGTTGTATATTTTTCAGCTATCTTGGTTCTTTGATGGTTTGTGCGGCTTTGACTTTTGAATATATTGAGAAACCATTGCTAGGGGAATTAATGCATTTCAAATGCCGTAAAAACTTAATCTAATTAACCCAACCAAGCCTTCTCTTCAAGCTCCCCACAATGGCCAGCAGCTCTTCAACCTCATAGGGTCTGACGAGGTAGTTATCTGCTCCTGCTAAGAATGCTTGAACTCGTCCTTCTTGATTCGTAAGCGGTATCGTTACCAGCACACCCACATGTGGCGACAAGTGGCGTATTTGAGTCACCAAGTTAAATTGATCAAGGCTGGTGGTGTCGATGATGAACAGGTCAGGCAATGGCTGTGCCAACTGCAGATTGCCGACGGCCTGATACGTCTCGACGATGTAGCCTTGCTCTCGTAAATGAGAAAGCTCCAAATCAGTCCTGGCCAGATCATTGGTCAGAATGGAAATCCTAAATGGCTTGGACATTTTGATTGGCAGAGAGATCAGCTGTAGACCCATGTATCAAGAGAACTTGATGGTGTCTCCAACGGGAAGAGCACTTTTGAGAGCGTTGGCGTAGGAGATTCGGGCTGTTTGAGCGATGGCCAGTTGGGCTTGTAGGCGGTTGATCTCTTGCTCAGTGATGAAGAGCATTTGAAGCTGTTGCTTGGCTTCTGTACTCAGGGAGTCAGAGTCGTAGTCTTTGTTGTCGATTTTGATGATGGGCATGTTGAGTCTTTCAAGAAAAAACCCCACCCCCTTGTGAGGGATGGGGTTGGTAGGTTTAGACCTAGATTTCCAACCGAGGTTGGAAACGTGCTTTTCTCAATTAAACAATAGTGAAATTGCTTGCTGACAGTGTTGTCAAATCAGTCAAACCTGTCAATGTAGCAAGTTGGACAGTGTTTGCTCCAGAGCCATCAGTCTGCGCGGCTGCATCGAACCAGATTTGAGCAGCACCAGAGCTTGATGTTTTAAAGATAACAATAACACCACCAGATAATGTAGCTGCTGCATATGTGTCTAAAGCTGTATCAATTGCTGCCGCACTAGTCCAAGTGGATTGTGCATCAGTTACAACAATAACGTTTTGAGCAGCACCGACAGTCAATCCTGCCAGTGTATTTTCGGCATAACCCAATGTAGCAGTACCATTTAATGACAAATTCGTATTATCAAAAAGACGGATTACATCATCTGCAACTGTGAAGCCTGAAATTGTGTCTGAACCTTCGCTGGATGCGTTGTAAACAATCGTATCAGCACCAGCACCTGCACTGATAAAGTCAGCGCCAGCGCCGCCAGTAATGACGTTATTACCAGAGTCTCCAACGATATAGTCATTTCCAGACGAACCAGTCACATTCTCAATGCCAGCAATAGTTTTCACTACTGTTGAATTGGAAGATGCATCAGATGCGAAGTTATAAGCAGCAGTACCTGCAGCAACTGAGTTCAGTGTCTGTGCAATATATTTCGAAGTTGCGGACAATACAGTGGTATCAAGAATTGCAGTAGTGCCAAGGTTAATGACGTAGCCGGCTGCTTGTGCTGAACCAGTCTCTGTAGGCAAAGTACTAGAGAAGTCAAGCGTATCACTGCCACCAGCGCCGTCATATGAATCAGCACCTGCAGAT is drawn from Limnohabitans sp. 103DPR2 and contains these coding sequences:
- a CDS encoding DUF6447 family protein gives rise to the protein MPIIKIDNKDYDSDSLSTEAKQQLQMLFITEQEINRLQAQLAIAQTARISYANALKSALPVGDTIKFS
- a CDS encoding response regulator transcription factor — encoded protein: MSKPFRISILTNDLARTDLELSHLREQGYIVETYQAVGNLQLAQPFPDLFIIDTTSLDQFNLVTQIRHLSPHVGVLVTIPLTNQEGRVQAFLAGADNYLVRPYEVEELLAIVGSLKRRLGWIK
- a CDS encoding response regulator transcription factor, whose amino-acid sequence is MSKPFRISILTNDLARTDLELSHLREQGYIVETYQAVGNLQLAQPLPDLFIIDTTSLDQFNLVTQIRHLSPHVGVLVTIPLTNQEGRVQAFLAGADNYLVRPYEVEELLAIVGSLKRRLGWVN